One Gordonia sp. SID5947 genomic region harbors:
- a CDS encoding dimethylamine monooxygenase subunit DmmA family protein, translating into MSQISVSSIPVWARPGAPIGDDLPEVSGRSFLLIGVGDPALVEIARWRDALPGDAEHRVLTFSGPDRAASALRVELMEARVGIRVIIVGPAGAALALRGVAHSAGLEDDEIYVTTTEFGDLEVSCTHCRAVTATPAVVGEVVVCAGCDRNLLIYHHVSRRSGRYLGYMVDAETAVPPGENAS; encoded by the coding sequence ATGTCACAGATCTCGGTCTCCAGCATCCCCGTCTGGGCGCGACCAGGGGCGCCGATCGGTGACGACCTGCCCGAGGTGTCGGGCAGGTCGTTCCTGCTCATCGGCGTGGGCGACCCTGCGCTCGTCGAGATCGCGCGATGGAGAGACGCGTTACCGGGCGACGCCGAGCACCGGGTGCTGACCTTCTCCGGACCCGATCGAGCCGCATCCGCGTTGCGGGTGGAGCTGATGGAGGCCCGGGTGGGCATCCGGGTGATCATCGTCGGGCCCGCGGGGGCCGCGCTCGCACTGCGCGGCGTCGCCCACTCGGCGGGGTTGGAAGACGACGAGATCTATGTGACGACAACCGAATTCGGCGACCTCGAGGTCTCGTGCACCCATTGCCGAGCGGTGACCGCGACGCCTGCGGTGGTCGGCGAGGTCGTCGTGTGCGCGGGCTGCGACCGCAATCTGCTCATCTACCACCACGTCTCCCGACGATCCGGCCGGTACCTCGGCTACATGGTCGACGCGGAGACGGCAGTGCCGCCAGGGGAGAACGCATCATGA
- a CDS encoding ribokinase, which translates to MESSSAIDVAVVGTLNMDVIVQVGRMPRTGETLLGRSLSERPGGKGGNQALAAAGVARTALIGAVGNDDAAQRLVRNQQDGAVEISRLHHAVGISGRAIIEVDDAGDNRIVVLTGANAALTADHVKAGLDGLAPTIVLTQLESPPDVTAAAVAWTAANERRFILNPSPVRRLDDHVIAAADPLILNEGEAVYYAGGGSTGDPTEIARRLVDRARSVVITLGSDGVVVATPDDVRRIDVEQVRAVDTTGAGDLFAGTLAGHLARGTALADAAALASAAATEFVARPRDR; encoded by the coding sequence ATGGAATCGTCTTCGGCCATCGATGTTGCGGTCGTCGGGACCCTGAACATGGACGTGATCGTGCAGGTCGGTCGGATGCCCCGCACGGGAGAGACCCTCCTGGGCCGCTCACTGTCCGAGCGGCCCGGCGGCAAGGGCGGCAACCAGGCCCTGGCCGCCGCGGGGGTGGCACGTACCGCGCTGATCGGCGCCGTCGGCAACGACGACGCGGCACAGCGGCTGGTGCGAAACCAACAGGATGGAGCGGTCGAGATCAGCCGGCTTCATCACGCTGTCGGGATCAGCGGTCGGGCGATCATCGAGGTCGACGACGCGGGCGACAATCGGATCGTCGTCCTGACCGGGGCCAATGCCGCCCTCACCGCCGACCACGTCAAGGCGGGTCTGGACGGATTGGCGCCGACAATTGTTCTCACACAACTCGAATCGCCACCCGACGTCACGGCCGCCGCGGTGGCCTGGACCGCCGCGAACGAGCGCCGGTTCATCCTGAACCCGAGCCCTGTCCGCAGATTGGACGACCACGTCATCGCCGCTGCGGACCCGTTGATCCTCAACGAGGGGGAGGCCGTGTACTACGCCGGCGGCGGCTCGACCGGCGATCCCACCGAAATCGCTCGTCGCCTGGTCGACCGCGCTCGCTCGGTGGTGATCACGCTGGGCTCCGACGGTGTGGTCGTGGCGACACCAGACGACGTGCGGCGCATCGACGTGGAACAGGTGCGGGCCGTGGACACCACGGGTGCGGGAGATCTGTTCGCCGGAACCCTCGCCGGGCATCTCGCGCGCGGTACTGCGCTGGCCGACGCGGCCGCGCTGGCGTCGGCCGCGGCCACCGAATTCGTTGCGCGGCCGCGTGATCGGTGA
- a CDS encoding glutamine amidotransferase, producing the protein MCGIVGLHLRNPELHPRLGELLSGMLGEMQDRGADSAGVAVYGDPTWSPSGHGCVSMLETGVDDTAAARAMVGEVLGSPVDARLVDDTLLLTAAVSAEEVLAAARAVYPEALVAGFGADLTVLKGVGAPRDLVQAWNLPAATGWQGVGHTRMATESAVTPSGAHPYAVGPEQCLVHNGSFANHATIRRELRAHGIEFDSENDTEVGARFVAHQLAQGKDVETALKEVCATFDGFYTLVVSNHDSFAVVRDAIACKPAVIAETDDWVAMASEYRALADLPGVENARIWEPEPEVVYAWTR; encoded by the coding sequence ATGTGTGGAATCGTCGGGTTGCACCTGCGCAACCCCGAACTCCATCCCCGGCTGGGGGAGTTGCTCAGCGGCATGCTGGGCGAGATGCAGGATCGAGGCGCCGACTCGGCAGGCGTCGCCGTCTATGGTGACCCGACCTGGTCACCGTCCGGACACGGTTGCGTGTCGATGCTGGAGACCGGCGTCGACGACACCGCGGCCGCACGAGCGATGGTGGGTGAGGTCCTCGGCTCACCGGTGGATGCTCGGCTGGTGGACGACACACTCCTGCTGACCGCGGCGGTGAGCGCAGAGGAGGTTCTCGCGGCGGCGAGAGCGGTGTACCCGGAAGCGCTGGTCGCCGGATTCGGTGCCGATCTCACCGTGCTCAAAGGTGTCGGCGCACCCCGCGACCTCGTGCAAGCCTGGAATCTTCCCGCGGCGACGGGCTGGCAGGGCGTCGGGCACACCCGGATGGCCACCGAGTCCGCGGTGACCCCGTCGGGGGCGCACCCGTACGCCGTGGGTCCGGAGCAGTGTCTGGTCCACAACGGGTCGTTCGCGAACCACGCCACCATCCGTCGCGAATTGCGGGCGCACGGAATCGAATTCGACAGTGAGAACGACACCGAGGTGGGTGCCCGCTTCGTCGCACATCAGCTCGCGCAGGGCAAGGATGTCGAGACGGCGCTGAAGGAGGTGTGTGCCACCTTCGACGGCTTCTACACGCTGGTGGTGTCGAATCACGATTCGTTCGCGGTGGTACGCGATGCCATCGCCTGTAAGCCGGCGGTGATCGCCGAAACCGACGACTGGGTCGCGATGGCGAGCGAGTATCGCGCGCTCGCTGATCTGCCTGGCGTCGAGAATGCACGCATCTGGGAACCCGAGCCGGAGGTGGTCTACGCATGGACACGCTGA
- a CDS encoding ammonium transporter: MEAVLSAHADLSWMLAAFVFVLLMFPGLALYYGGMVGARNVLNMMTMVLATLGITCVLYVLFGYGLVSGPSVKDWGIIGNPADYIGLSQWMSDDGSGGIQVLYIAAWFILFAAITVAIVASGAAGRMKFTAWLVFAPIWLTLVYFPVAHWVFAADGDGYSGGFLLNDIKIHDYAGGTAVHMNAGVAALALAMVLGARRRRTERPHNVPLALLGGGILWFGWFGFNGSCAGGANFLTQFVILNTLLAGGAGMIGFCIVERIREGHVTSLGLMTGAIAGLVGITPSANTMSPVGALGVGIVASGVVALCLSFKSKFKVDDTLDAFAVHGIGGIVGTLCIVLFASGSAPAGVQGILFGGDIAVLWRELAGIVITCTYSFVMTWLIAKGLNKVMRLRVDEETEMTGLDSTVHAETAYEIPAAGVGHGSGLTEAMIGRAASAEPGDVAGPPRDLATS, translated from the coding sequence ATGGAAGCAGTTCTCTCCGCGCACGCGGATCTCTCCTGGATGCTCGCGGCATTCGTGTTCGTCCTGCTGATGTTTCCCGGCCTGGCGCTCTACTACGGCGGCATGGTCGGAGCACGCAATGTGCTCAACATGATGACCATGGTGCTCGCGACCCTCGGCATCACCTGCGTTCTCTATGTTCTGTTCGGCTACGGGCTGGTCTCCGGGCCGTCGGTGAAGGATTGGGGGATCATCGGCAACCCGGCCGACTACATCGGATTGAGCCAGTGGATGTCCGACGACGGGTCCGGCGGCATCCAGGTGCTCTACATCGCGGCATGGTTCATCCTCTTCGCCGCGATCACCGTGGCCATCGTCGCCAGCGGTGCAGCGGGCCGCATGAAGTTCACCGCATGGCTGGTGTTCGCACCGATCTGGCTGACGCTGGTCTACTTCCCGGTGGCGCACTGGGTGTTCGCCGCCGACGGCGACGGCTACAGCGGCGGTTTCCTGTTGAACGACATCAAGATCCACGACTATGCCGGCGGTACCGCGGTGCACATGAATGCGGGTGTCGCCGCGCTCGCGCTGGCGATGGTCCTCGGTGCACGTCGTCGCCGGACGGAGCGACCACACAACGTCCCACTCGCACTGCTCGGTGGCGGCATCCTGTGGTTCGGATGGTTCGGGTTCAACGGGAGTTGCGCGGGCGGTGCCAACTTTCTCACCCAGTTCGTCATCCTCAACACGTTGCTCGCGGGTGGGGCAGGCATGATCGGCTTCTGCATCGTCGAGCGTATCCGCGAGGGGCATGTGACCTCGCTGGGCTTGATGACCGGTGCCATCGCGGGCCTCGTCGGTATCACGCCGTCGGCGAACACCATGAGTCCCGTCGGTGCGCTCGGTGTCGGCATCGTCGCGAGTGGTGTTGTCGCCCTGTGTCTGAGCTTCAAGAGCAAGTTCAAGGTCGACGACACCCTCGATGCCTTCGCGGTGCACGGCATCGGCGGCATCGTGGGCACACTCTGCATCGTCCTGTTCGCCTCGGGGTCGGCCCCGGCGGGGGTGCAGGGCATCCTGTTCGGCGGTGACATCGCGGTCCTGTGGCGCGAACTCGCCGGCATCGTCATCACCTGCACGTACTCGTTCGTCATGACCTGGTTGATAGCCAAGGGACTCAACAAGGTCATGAGACTGCGTGTCGACGAGGAGACCGAGATGACGGGCCTCGACTCGACCGTTCATGCCGAGACGGCATACGAGATCCCGGCAGCAGGGGTCGGTCACGGATCCGGGTTGACGGAGGCCATGATCGGGCGGGCAGCCTCCGCCGAGCCCGGGGACGTCGCCGGGCCACCACGAGATCTTGCGACCTCCTGA
- a CDS encoding PDR/VanB family oxidoreductase has translation MRVVDVTPLTPAINHYRLVPADGGPLTPFRPGSHVIVTAGEHRNAYSLVGDGMLPTDYGISVLRRGAGGGSDWLHENVAEGDVLHVEGPRSMFGPVWDQHHALLIAGGIGITPILSHARSIARLGGTADIVYSYRPGSAAHLTDVRSLAESPSITLFEVSGSDDTRWVLADRLVQQPLGTHAYACGPAALLDLYEDAAYTAGWVASRVHLERFSAPEQDPGQAFQVTVASTGAVIEVPSGVSLLQRLLDHGVRVENLCRQGVCGECRIGVRSGVIDHRDFVLSVDERAAGDTMLCCVSRGRDIEVDL, from the coding sequence ATGCGGGTGGTCGATGTGACGCCGTTGACCCCCGCGATCAACCATTATCGGCTGGTCCCGGCGGACGGTGGGCCGCTCACTCCGTTCCGGCCCGGAAGCCATGTGATCGTCACCGCAGGTGAACATCGCAACGCCTACTCACTCGTCGGCGACGGCATGCTTCCGACGGACTACGGGATCTCGGTGTTGCGCCGTGGCGCCGGGGGCGGCTCGGACTGGTTGCACGAGAACGTCGCCGAAGGAGATGTGCTCCATGTCGAGGGTCCGCGATCGATGTTCGGCCCGGTATGGGATCAGCACCATGCGCTTCTGATCGCCGGCGGCATCGGTATCACGCCGATCTTGTCCCATGCGCGTTCCATCGCCCGCCTGGGCGGTACCGCAGACATCGTCTACTCCTACCGGCCGGGCAGCGCGGCGCACCTCACCGACGTGCGGTCGCTCGCCGAGAGTCCGTCGATCACCCTGTTCGAGGTGTCGGGCTCCGACGACACGCGATGGGTGCTCGCCGACCGTCTCGTGCAGCAGCCGCTGGGCACCCACGCCTACGCCTGCGGGCCGGCTGCGCTGCTCGACCTGTACGAGGATGCCGCGTACACGGCGGGATGGGTGGCGTCGCGAGTTCATCTCGAGCGATTCTCGGCGCCTGAACAGGATCCGGGGCAAGCCTTTCAGGTCACGGTGGCGAGCACGGGTGCGGTGATAGAAGTGCCGTCCGGTGTATCGCTGTTACAACGTCTCCTCGATCACGGTGTCCGGGTGGAGAACCTCTGCCGACAGGGTGTCTGCGGAGAGTGTCGTATCGGTGTCCGGTCCGGCGTGATCGACCATCGGGACTTCGTGCTGAGCGTCGACGAGCGGGCGGCCGGCGACACCATGCTGTGCTGTGTCTCCCGCGGCCGGGACATCGAGGTGGACCTGTGA
- a CDS encoding PDR/VanB family oxidoreductase → MKLVVTSVVDTAGGVREITFAAPDGAELPGFVPGSHLVVTAGERTNAYSVTSDGVAPTHYSISVLRVAEGNGGSRWMHDRVSIGDVIDVESPRSAFAPAARAGKHLFFAGGIGVTPIVSHLRAARRWGRDVQVLYVFREGHAAHIDDVVDLAGRDAELFIDRESFAIRLAQVLADQPVGTHMYACGPVGMIDTVVESAAALGWPQSRIHVERFGADALEAGDRFAVRLTESSATLDIPSGTSVLEALEDHGMSIPNRCRQGVCGECRLPLSGGTPVHRDLYLTDEEKRAGDAFMPCVSRASEGCTLEVPL, encoded by the coding sequence ATGAAGCTGGTCGTCACCTCGGTCGTCGACACCGCGGGAGGGGTCCGCGAGATCACGTTCGCGGCTCCCGACGGCGCCGAGCTTCCCGGGTTCGTGCCCGGGAGCCATCTCGTCGTCACGGCGGGGGAGCGGACGAACGCTTACAGCGTGACGTCTGATGGCGTTGCGCCGACGCACTACTCCATCTCCGTGTTACGCGTCGCGGAGGGCAACGGTGGATCGCGGTGGATGCACGACCGTGTCTCGATCGGCGACGTCATCGATGTCGAATCGCCCCGTAGCGCCTTCGCGCCGGCGGCGCGGGCCGGCAAGCACCTGTTCTTCGCGGGTGGCATCGGCGTCACGCCCATCGTCTCGCACCTGCGGGCCGCCCGCCGCTGGGGACGAGATGTGCAGGTGCTGTACGTGTTCCGTGAAGGGCATGCCGCACACATCGACGACGTCGTCGATCTGGCGGGCCGAGATGCGGAGCTGTTCATCGACCGTGAGTCCTTCGCCATACGACTCGCGCAGGTCCTGGCCGATCAGCCGGTCGGTACCCACATGTACGCGTGTGGCCCGGTCGGCATGATCGACACCGTGGTCGAGTCCGCGGCCGCCCTGGGCTGGCCGCAGTCGAGGATCCACGTCGAGCGTTTCGGTGCGGACGCGCTCGAGGCCGGTGACCGGTTTGCCGTGCGGTTGACCGAATCGTCCGCCACGCTGGACATCCCATCCGGGACCTCGGTACTCGAAGCTCTGGAAGATCACGGGATGTCGATACCCAACCGTTGTCGACAGGGCGTATGCGGTGAATGCCGCCTACCCCTGTCGGGCGGAACCCCGGTCCACCGGGACCTCTACCTCACCGACGAGGAGAAGAGGGCCGGGGACGCGTTCATGCCATGCGTCTCGCGCGCATCCGAAGGATGCACACTGGAGGTACCACTGTGA
- a CDS encoding ethanolamine utilization protein, which yields MTVESTDTATPFLVTSDAWQNLPKMPDAEYPGTEGFIGDVYENPQGSVMCSGYFELRHTDDPLYYEYEYDEMKVVLEGEFLLENKETGQTAVAKAKDAIFFPKGSKIHFSTPSYALAFYAGHRDADLL from the coding sequence ATGACCGTGGAGAGCACCGACACCGCGACACCGTTTCTCGTCACCAGCGATGCCTGGCAGAACTTGCCCAAGATGCCCGACGCGGAGTACCCGGGCACCGAGGGATTCATCGGCGACGTCTACGAGAACCCGCAGGGCAGCGTGATGTGCTCCGGCTACTTCGAACTGCGTCACACCGACGACCCGCTGTACTACGAGTACGAGTACGACGAGATGAAGGTGGTTCTCGAAGGCGAGTTCCTGCTGGAGAACAAAGAGACCGGACAGACCGCGGTGGCCAAGGCCAAGGACGCGATCTTCTTCCCCAAGGGGTCGAAGATCCACTTCAGCACACCGAGCTATGCCCTCGCGTTCTATGCCGGGCATCGCGACGCAGATCTCCTCTGA
- a CDS encoding DUF3445 domain-containing protein, with protein sequence MTLALSGPSLPARFPFPFVDDRYRYSTNVEPADHVVTTAIGQWGERVVDIDDEYHHELSERSAVLDADGTRHAVLPHMRPAAWDAMLTLMRELATSYPDDFVLRAVGDEWHWENSLLGIEDTFVYGDDATLPEEPLRYICGQIQEDVVLLDHRAGQLFADAGVVTFAADWSFGFDVGMSFLEIHGPVPRVRDEGVITRAHEFLKRLQPHRPYRRTNWTLTIGRRLDVSTERYPEWGPDREMILQADDATFGRLVHLRVEVQHLIRLPDSGAVMFLIRTYMLPLDVVATVEPWRRRAAEVLDELPDDMADYKGIIKYKDRAARWLRDAVSAERTTAEVRSDHGLPVWPTTPDAIDPAGTSFLVVAVGDEAVVGDVAHTWVSTAEAIAPTRLLVLDSLDAEEDRSALVAALESSRTGVRIHIVGGQFDVLTALALAREKGAVPEELSAFASHTRDLPLYCVHCRDTHRVEAEAGGVVDCPGCGRRLEVHAHHSATLGSFLGSWAEGSS encoded by the coding sequence GTGACCCTCGCACTTTCCGGCCCGTCGCTGCCGGCACGGTTTCCGTTTCCTTTCGTCGACGATCGCTACCGGTACAGCACCAACGTCGAGCCGGCGGATCACGTCGTCACCACCGCGATCGGTCAGTGGGGTGAACGGGTCGTCGACATCGACGACGAGTACCACCACGAACTGTCCGAGCGCTCAGCTGTGCTCGACGCGGATGGCACGCGTCATGCAGTGCTGCCGCATATGCGGCCTGCGGCGTGGGACGCGATGCTGACCCTGATGCGCGAGCTCGCGACGAGTTATCCCGACGACTTCGTTCTCCGTGCTGTCGGAGATGAATGGCATTGGGAGAACAGTCTGCTCGGAATCGAGGACACCTTCGTCTACGGAGACGACGCGACGCTTCCCGAGGAACCGTTGCGATACATCTGCGGCCAGATCCAGGAGGATGTGGTGCTGCTCGATCACCGTGCCGGGCAACTCTTCGCAGATGCCGGTGTGGTGACATTCGCGGCCGACTGGAGCTTCGGCTTCGACGTCGGCATGAGCTTCCTGGAGATCCACGGTCCGGTACCGAGGGTCCGCGACGAGGGGGTCATCACCCGTGCGCACGAGTTCCTCAAGCGTCTTCAGCCGCACAGACCGTACCGGCGGACCAACTGGACGTTGACGATCGGACGGCGACTCGACGTCTCCACCGAGCGGTACCCCGAATGGGGTCCGGATCGCGAGATGATCCTGCAGGCCGATGACGCCACCTTCGGCCGACTCGTCCATCTGCGCGTCGAGGTTCAGCACTTGATCCGACTGCCCGATTCGGGCGCGGTGATGTTCCTCATCCGGACCTACATGTTGCCCCTCGATGTCGTTGCCACCGTTGAGCCGTGGCGACGACGTGCGGCCGAGGTGTTGGACGAATTACCTGACGACATGGCCGATTACAAGGGCATCATCAAGTACAAGGACCGGGCCGCGCGATGGCTCCGCGATGCGGTCTCGGCCGAGCGGACCACCGCGGAGGTGCGCAGTGACCACGGCCTGCCCGTGTGGCCGACCACTCCGGACGCGATCGATCCGGCGGGGACGTCGTTCCTGGTGGTGGCGGTCGGCGACGAGGCGGTCGTCGGGGACGTTGCCCATACGTGGGTGTCGACGGCCGAGGCGATCGCTCCGACTCGGCTCCTGGTGCTCGATTCTCTTGACGCCGAGGAAGATCGGTCAGCATTGGTCGCGGCACTGGAATCGTCTCGCACCGGGGTGCGCATCCACATCGTCGGCGGACAGTTCGATGTTCTCACCGCACTCGCACTCGCACGTGAGAAGGGCGCTGTGCCCGAGGAGCTCTCGGCTTTCGCGAGTCACACCCGTGACCTGCCGCTGTACTGCGTGCACTGCCGCGACACCCATCGTGTCGAAGCGGAGGCGGGCGGCGTCGTGGATTGTCCCGGGTGCGGCCGGCGGCTCGAGGTGCACGCGCATCATTCGGCCACGCTGGGAAGCTTTCTCGGCTCCTGGGCGGAGGGCTCCTCGTGA
- a CDS encoding DUF3445 domain-containing protein, protein MNVTAGSSATAPGDILPGPADHLANLPWPFPDDLAEFRYSVNVEPARVPRATRAGEWGRHIVDLGGADYPIIMAERRRILDADPPRVKVRRGMEPACWDLLLYYLRDLAVGHPDVMRLTEYGDARFHWRNDLLETDQYFVLNDGGSLPHGPLDFLAREVPDDLLLVIERDGRLYFDAGAVTFAAAWSVTFDVGMDIYEIHAPVPGLIRDGVVARAEQFLRRLPADQVYRRVNWTLSASDSPKLDVSLEELPSWRHDIPQMIDDNDFARARLRIELEHFIRLPMTGAVTFNIRTFMASLEEVRRIPAWAQQLATVIETLSDPIASYKGFLDYRDDVVAYLRS, encoded by the coding sequence GTGAACGTCACTGCCGGATCATCAGCCACCGCGCCGGGCGACATTCTCCCGGGTCCCGCCGATCACCTGGCCAATCTTCCGTGGCCGTTCCCCGACGACCTCGCCGAGTTCCGATACTCCGTCAACGTGGAGCCCGCTCGTGTCCCCCGAGCCACCAGGGCAGGCGAATGGGGGCGACACATCGTCGACCTCGGCGGCGCCGACTACCCGATCATCATGGCCGAGCGGCGACGAATCCTCGACGCGGATCCGCCCCGCGTCAAGGTCCGTCGCGGGATGGAGCCTGCCTGCTGGGATCTGCTGCTCTACTACTTGCGGGATCTGGCCGTCGGCCACCCTGACGTGATGCGGCTGACCGAATACGGCGATGCCCGATTCCATTGGCGCAATGATCTTCTCGAGACCGATCAGTACTTCGTGCTGAACGACGGCGGCTCCCTTCCGCACGGTCCGCTCGACTTCCTGGCGCGTGAGGTGCCCGACGACCTCCTGCTGGTGATCGAGCGGGATGGCCGACTGTACTTCGATGCGGGCGCCGTCACGTTCGCCGCCGCATGGTCGGTGACCTTCGACGTCGGCATGGACATATACGAGATCCATGCGCCCGTCCCGGGTCTGATCCGCGACGGAGTCGTGGCGCGGGCCGAGCAGTTCCTCCGCAGGTTGCCGGCCGACCAGGTCTACCGCAGGGTGAACTGGACCCTGTCGGCATCGGACTCCCCCAAGCTCGACGTGAGTCTCGAGGAGTTGCCGTCGTGGCGTCATGACATCCCACAGATGATCGACGACAACGACTTCGCTCGCGCGCGACTGCGAATCGAGCTCGAGCACTTCATCCGGTTGCCGATGACAGGTGCGGTGACCTTCAACATCCGGACCTTCATGGCATCGCTGGAGGAAGTCCGGCGTATCCCTGCCTGGGCGCAGCAACTCGCGACCGTGATCGAGACGCTGAGCGACCCCATCGCCTCGTACAAGGGCTTCCTCGACTACCGCGACGACGTGGTCGCGTATCTCCGCAGCTGA
- a CDS encoding protein glxC: MDTLNPNHVFDLATTSLRDVNAALHGDEIAGEIVVENPSGAHSVAAGVDAPVKITVNGHVGYYAAGMNQKAEVIINGNAGTGVAENMMSGTVVVKGNASQSAGATAHGGLLVVEGDAAARCGISMKGADIVIGGNVGHNSAFMAQAGRLVIRGNAADGLGDSIYETHIYVRGDVGSLGADCISKPMRAEHLEELAGLLKAAGFRDDDPADYTRYGSARELYHFHVDNSSAY, translated from the coding sequence ATGGACACGCTGAACCCCAATCATGTCTTCGATCTCGCGACCACGTCGCTGCGTGACGTCAACGCGGCACTGCATGGTGACGAGATCGCCGGCGAGATCGTCGTGGAGAACCCGTCGGGCGCCCACAGCGTCGCGGCGGGGGTCGACGCCCCGGTGAAGATCACCGTCAACGGGCATGTCGGTTACTACGCGGCCGGGATGAATCAGAAGGCCGAAGTGATCATCAACGGCAACGCCGGAACCGGTGTGGCCGAGAACATGATGAGTGGGACCGTGGTGGTCAAGGGCAACGCATCGCAGTCGGCAGGCGCCACCGCACACGGAGGTCTCCTGGTCGTCGAGGGTGACGCCGCGGCACGATGCGGGATCTCCATGAAGGGCGCCGACATCGTCATCGGCGGGAACGTCGGTCACAACAGCGCGTTCATGGCACAGGCGGGTCGGTTGGTGATCCGTGGGAATGCCGCAGACGGCCTGGGTGATTCGATCTACGAGACGCACATCTATGTCCGGGGCGACGTGGGATCGCTCGGTGCGGATTGCATCTCGAAGCCGATGCGTGCCGAGCATCTCGAAGAACTCGCCGGCCTCCTGAAGGCGGCCGGGTTCAGGGATGACGACCCCGCGGACTACACCCGCTACGGGTCGGCTCGCGAGCTGTACCACTTCCACGTCGACAACTCGTCCGCGTACTGA
- a CDS encoding FMN-binding glutamate synthase family protein: protein MTDNLTVEQRGLRESATFDRTTIAAIQRAAETGIYDIRGWGAKRKLPHFDDLLFLGASMSRYPLEGYREKCDTDVVLGSRNAKYPLHLDIPVTIAGMSFGALSGRAKEALGRGASEVGTSTTTGDGGMTTEERGQSKNLVYQYLPSRYGMNPDDLRRADAIEIVLGQGAKPGGGGMLLGQKISERVAGMRTLPEGIDQRSASRHPDWTGPDDLAIKINELREITDWEKPIYVKVGASRTYYDVKLAVHSGADVVVVDGMQGGTAATQDVFIEHVGIPTLAAIPQAVQALQELGVHRTGVGGGTGDGGVQLIVSGGIRNGADVAKAMALGADAVAIGTAALIALGDNDPRHAAEYEQLGSAAGYYDDFQDGRDPAGITTQDPQLAARFDPVEGGRRLANFLRVMTMEAQTIARACGKAHVQHLEPEDLVAISIEASAMARVPLAGTSWIPGTGL, encoded by the coding sequence ATGACCGACAACCTGACCGTCGAACAGCGTGGCCTGCGTGAGTCCGCCACCTTCGACCGCACCACCATCGCAGCGATCCAGCGGGCCGCCGAGACCGGCATCTACGACATCCGGGGCTGGGGCGCCAAGCGGAAGCTGCCACATTTCGACGACCTGCTCTTCCTTGGCGCATCGATGTCGCGCTACCCGCTCGAGGGTTACCGCGAGAAGTGTGACACCGACGTCGTGCTGGGGAGCCGAAACGCCAAATATCCGCTGCACCTCGACATTCCGGTCACCATCGCGGGCATGAGCTTCGGTGCGCTCTCCGGTCGTGCCAAGGAGGCACTCGGCCGTGGTGCATCGGAGGTGGGGACATCGACCACCACCGGCGACGGCGGGATGACCACCGAAGAGCGAGGACAGTCCAAGAACCTCGTCTACCAGTATCTGCCGTCGCGTTACGGCATGAACCCCGACGACCTGCGCCGCGCCGACGCCATCGAGATCGTACTCGGCCAGGGCGCCAAACCTGGTGGCGGTGGAATGCTTTTGGGACAGAAGATCTCCGAACGTGTCGCTGGCATGCGCACTCTCCCCGAGGGCATCGATCAGCGCAGCGCGTCGCGTCATCCCGACTGGACGGGTCCCGACGACCTGGCGATCAAGATCAACGAGCTCCGCGAGATCACCGACTGGGAGAAGCCGATCTATGTGAAGGTCGGGGCCAGTCGCACGTACTACGACGTCAAGCTCGCGGTGCACTCCGGCGCCGACGTGGTGGTGGTCGACGGCATGCAGGGTGGGACGGCCGCCACGCAGGACGTCTTCATCGAACATGTGGGCATCCCCACCCTCGCCGCGATCCCGCAGGCCGTACAGGCGTTGCAGGAGTTGGGCGTCCATCGGACCGGTGTGGGCGGAGGCACGGGCGACGGTGGGGTACAGCTGATCGTGTCCGGTGGGATCCGCAACGGTGCCGACGTCGCGAAGGCGATGGCGCTCGGTGCCGATGCGGTCGCGATCGGCACCGCTGCCCTGATCGCGCTCGGTGACAACGATCCTCGCCATGCCGCGGAGTACGAGCAGCTGGGTTCTGCTGCCGGCTATTACGACGACTTCCAGGACGGCAGAGACCCGGCGGGTATCACCACGCAGGATCCGCAACTCGCCGCACGATTCGATCCCGTCGAGGGCGGGCGCCGGCTCGCCAACTTTCTGCGCGTGATGACGATGGAGGCCCAGACCATCGCCCGTGCATGTGGCAAGGCGCATGTCCAGCATCTGGAACCCGAAGACCTCGTTGCGATCTCGATCGAGGCGTCGGCGATGGCGAGGGTTCCGCTGGCGGGCACGAGCTGGATTCCCGGGACGGGCCTGTGA